CGCCTCGACGATAATCATAACGACACTAATAATGATAAGAaagcaaaatcaagaaaaataacaaGCTATTTAACGCAATAAGGCGAGGGAGATGAGAAGCAACAAGGCCACCGTAGCCTTGACACCGGACGGAAGCAAAGATGCTGCTGAATCAGAACCGGGTGTCACCGATGCCGTGGGACCATTGCTACCGGCCGAAGTGGGAGGAGGGCTGGTGGTGGAAGGCGATGAAGAGACGGTGATGGATAACTTCTGGCCCGCACCACAGTGTCCCGAGAAGCCACAGATATAGTAATGCTCCCCTGCACTGGTGATGGTAACAGTGGCGGGGCCGGTTTTTATGGTGGATCCGATGGGATTGGTTGTGGAGCAGGATTCGTAATCTGATTTCGCCACTTCCAGTACGTCGTGGGTGCCGGTCGTGAAGTCGAACACTGAATTTGTCAAGGCAATCGATTAGGACGGGAACAAAGAACACGTAATAAGACTATAAAGAATTCGATTAACCTCTACCGATCAGCAAAACAAAGCGTTACCTAAACTGTCGCCGACGGCAAACGTCTGCGAGGCGGCCCAGTCGGGGTAAAAGGTGGCGCTGGAAGGTATCGTCCATCCAGAACTGCCCCCAACGGTATGGCTGGTGGCAGCAGCCACCGCCAAGCATTGGAGAAGGCCAGTTGCCATCAGAACAAGCCCAACCGCAGAAACTGCTTGTGCCCCAGCCATGTTTCTGTATCTCTGTTATGCTCTCTCTTCCCGGTTGAGGATGGTGGGAGATCCATCAGAGGCCCTCTCGATTTATAGTCGAAGGAGGCCGCCTGCGACGCAGTCCACACGCCCAAAAAATGGCGTTGCCGTCCCAAACCTAACTTTGCCGCCAACGAACGGTTTCCTTCCTCTGACAAAGCTTCCCGGCGGGCTATGACTTGCTCGCCCGCGTGACATGAAATGTGGAGGCTCAACTTCTTTTCCCACTTCATTTTCTTTCTAGAAAAGCGACAGACACGTATAAACAGGTTTACTTTCCACGTATCGGATGAATCCTTCAACCCAAAAGGGTCGGTGTCCCCCGGTCGCCGCTGCTTAGTCAATCACCCCAAGTCACATCGGGGGGCTACGTGTCACGCGGAAGAGAGATTTGGTCAAACACCACCGCAAGAAGACAGAATTGGTGTCGAACTCTTCCTACGTACGACTGGGCATCTC
This DNA window, taken from Musa acuminata AAA Group cultivar baxijiao chromosome BXJ3-7, Cavendish_Baxijiao_AAA, whole genome shotgun sequence, encodes the following:
- the LOC135643809 gene encoding cucumber peeling cupredoxin-like; this encodes MAGAQAVSAVGLVLMATGLLQCLAVAAATSHTVGGSSGWTIPSSATFYPDWAASQTFAVGDSLVFDFTTGTHDVLEVAKSDYESCSTTNPIGSTIKTGPATVTITSAGEHYYICGFSGHCGAGQKLSITVSSSPSTTSPPPTSAGSNGPTASVTPGSDSAASLLPSGVKATVALLLLISLALLR